The Planctomycetota bacterium genomic sequence GTAGACGATCTCTTTGAGGAACTCGGGGTTGCGGGCCCACAGCGTGACACCCCATTCCCAATCGTCCAAGCCGACCGAGACGGTGATCAACTGCGTCACGCGGCCGGCGAACTTCATGCCGCTGCGGCCGTGCTCGGCCATCAGTCGGTTCCGCTCGCTCGGCGGCAGCAGGAACCAGTTCTCGACCACTTCGCGCTTCTTGTTCATCGGGTAGAAGCACGTGTTCGGCCACGCGGGCAGGTCGGGCGTCAGCCGCTGCTTGCGCATCATCTCTTCACGCGACTCATAGGCCTTGAGCTTGGCCTTGTAGCTGGGGCTATCGAGAGTTTCGCCTTCTTCGACCAGCCGGCGGCCGTATTGCTCGACCGTAGGGACGTACTCCGACACCTCGGTGAGCGAGACGAACGAATAGGTCGGTTCCAGCGCGAACCCCAGCGGGCCGCCCATCAGGGATTGGTGCACCGCGTCGAGCTTCATCGGATCGGGATCGAGCATCATCAAGCCGAAGTCGGCCTTGTGCCCTGAGACCAGCGAGACCTGCAACCGCGACGGAGCGCCGTCACGCCCGCCGTCCAGGGCGGCAATCAACGCCTCGCGGCCGGATTGCCGCTCGGCCGGCGACAGCTCGCGGAGGGCCGCCCGATTGAAGCGGTAGTAGAAGTGGTTGCAGTGCCAGCCTTGTTGAGGGCTGAGCGAAACTTCGGTCGACGGCGCGGCGTGTTGATGTGCATGGCTCATGCCGAGCATGATACCAACGCCGCTGGTCGAGAGAAAGGAGCCGGGGTGGGGCTCATTTGACCGTCAAAGGAAGTGCGGGTGCCATGCTCAAGTCAGCAGACTTGAGCATGTGAAGCGTCACACGACATGCTCAAGCCTTGTGGGCTTGAGCTGGCACCCGCGAGAAAGGGGGGCTGAAGGAAGAGGTTCGCTACGCCACGGCGGCGAAGTCGCGGACCAGGCGGAGGAAGACTTCGCGCGTGACTTGGGCCAGGATCACCTGGCGGCCCGCGGCGGCGGTGGTGGCATAGCGGCAGAGGCTCAGTTCGCCCGGCTTGCGCACGATCAGCTCATAGTAACTCGTGCGGCCGTCGTCCTTGGTCGGCGGCACCGAGCGCATTTGCACCACGCACCGCTCGGAGTCGATCTCAATCGCCTGAATCGGTTCGAGCAGATAGTTGAGCCGGCGCGACAATTCATCGGCCACGGCGCGCAACTGGCCCACGTCGGCCGCAGCCAGCCGGTCGCTCGTCAGCTTGAACTCCTCGAAGGCCACGGCCAGGGTGTCGATCGCCGACAGGTTGGCGATGAACCGAAGGCCAGCGTCGGCCTCGTCAATGCGCAGCGAGCCATAACTCGGCGCGGGGATGGCCGCGAGCGAGGATTCAACTTGGTTGATGATTGGCATGAAAAGGTTGCTGGTTGCTGGTTGCGAGTTGCTACGGGAGGAAAAAGTTGCTGGTTCCTAGTTGCGGGTTGCTAGCTTCTGGTTGCTAGTGAGGAGCAACTGCTGACGGTATTCGACTAGCAACCAGAAGCTAGCAACACGCAACTTCTTCCCTATTTCGCCGCCTCCTGCTTATGCTCCGAGCCGTCGTACGACAGGATCGTTTTCGTCCCGTCGAGCGTGGTCTCGATATGCACCGGGCGCGTCCAGAGCTTTTGCAGGTTGATCAGCGTGTCGCGGGCGTAGTTCATTTGCAGCTCGACGCCATTGAACTCGTGACGCAGAAACAACTCGCCCCGGTTCTTGTAGTTGCCGTCGTCAACACAAATCTGCGGCCGGCCCAAGTTGGTCAGGTTCGCCAGTAGTCGTTGCTTGATCTGGGGGAACGCCCGGCTTTCGATCTCATAGGCGTCGGAGCCCGAGTTATAACCGAACGAGAATAGCTTGTTCTGCCGGCAGAAATCGAGGGTCAGGAAGGTGTCGATAAAGGTCAAGTCGTTGTGGATTCGGCGGACCTCAAAAATCTTTTGCCGCCCCTGATTCGTAGCGGTGTCCCAGAGTCGCTTCTGGGTCAGATCGTCGCACTCTTCATAGTCGCGGCCGAAACGGCCCCGATTCCAGCGGTCTTCAATGTCGCGGAACAGCTCGATGCCTAGTTTGTAAGGGTTCAAACGGTCGGGCGACGTGGCCATTGTGCCCGAGTGATGGTCGGCAAAGTTCACAATGTCGGCGTCATTGGCGCCGCGGGTGGTCATGATGGTCGAGTGCCAGTAGCTGGCCCAACCCTCGTTCATGATCTTGGTCTGGCCTTGCGGGGCAAAGTAGTACGCTTCTTCGCGGACAATCGACAGGACGTCCAACTGCCACGACCGCAGCGGCGCGTTCTCCAGGATGAACAGCATCACGTCCCGCGTCGGATGTTCGGGATTCTTGTGCGCGGGGGGCGCTTCGTTGCGGCGGCGCTCGGCCTCGGCCGCCAGCTTGTCGGGCGGGTTGACGAATGGGTCCAGGTACGGCTTGGCGTCGAAGCGCGTGCCGCGCGGAGCGTTATCGTGCTCGGAGTCGTCCAGCGGCGTGGTGGCTGCGGCGGCGTGCATGGAAGGACGCTTGATGAACGGCGAATGGATGTCGATCAGATCCTCGATGCTCAGACAGGCGTCGAGCACCGTTTCGACCTCGTCAACGCCGAACCGATCCATGTAACGACGGATGCGGTTGCCGTTGTTGGCCATCTGGTCCATCATCTTCCGGTTCGTCTGGCTGAACCAGAAGTTGTTCTTGAAGAAGTCGCAATGACCATAGACGTGCGCCATGACCAGCTTCTGGTCGGTGAGCTCGTTGCAGCTCATCAAGTAGGCGTAGCACGGGTTGTTGTTGATCACCAGCTCGTAAATC encodes the following:
- a CDS encoding heme-dependent peroxidase, translated to MSHAHQHAAPSTEVSLSPQQGWHCNHFYYRFNRAALRELSPAERQSGREALIAALDGGRDGAPSRLQVSLVSGHKADFGLMMLDPDPMKLDAVHQSLMGGPLGFALEPTYSFVSLTEVSEYVPTVEQYGRRLVEEGETLDSPSYKAKLKAYESREEMMRKQRLTPDLPAWPNTCFYPMNKKREVVENWFLLPPSERNRLMAEHGRSGMKFAGRVTQLITVSVGLDDWEWGVTLWARNPEFLKEIVYTMRFDEASARYAEFGPFYTSYVTTADKMLDHCRVTG
- a CDS encoding SpoVR family protein, whose translation is MATRLQTLPPELVEVQQQMEGHARDCGLDFFPTIFELVDYDQLNSIAAYGGFPTRYPHWRWGMEYEQLSKGYVYGLQKIYELVINNNPCYAYLMSCNELTDQKLVMAHVYGHCDFFKNNFWFSQTNRKMMDQMANNGNRIRRYMDRFGVDEVETVLDACLSIEDLIDIHSPFIKRPSMHAAAATTPLDDSEHDNAPRGTRFDAKPYLDPFVNPPDKLAAEAERRRNEAPPAHKNPEHPTRDVMLFILENAPLRSWQLDVLSIVREEAYYFAPQGQTKIMNEGWASYWHSTIMTTRGANDADIVNFADHHSGTMATSPDRLNPYKLGIELFRDIEDRWNRGRFGRDYEECDDLTQKRLWDTATNQGRQKIFEVRRIHNDLTFIDTFLTLDFCRQNKLFSFGYNSGSDAYEIESRAFPQIKQRLLANLTNLGRPQICVDDGNYKNRGELFLRHEFNGVELQMNYARDTLINLQKLWTRPVHIETTLDGTKTILSYDGSEHKQEAAK